The proteins below are encoded in one region of Nitrospira sp.:
- a CDS encoding UPF0001 protein — MVDGNGENIGRRIEAIRAALRAAARRAGRDASSVRLLAATKTVSVDRVRTALAAGLRLFGENRLQEAMPKIEALASEPIEWHFIGRLQRRKVKQVVGRFALIHSVDSVELAEEINRRAEGAGLIQPVLLEVNVAGEASKGGFAPHTVAEILPALAAMPHLSVRGLMTIPPYTEDPEGSRSAFRSLRALSVELSRKGMAGMAFDELSMGMSNDFAVAVEEGATIVRIGTALFGARPQTE, encoded by the coding sequence ATGGTCGATGGAAACGGGGAGAACATCGGCCGCCGGATCGAAGCGATTCGGGCAGCTCTGCGTGCGGCCGCTCGTCGCGCAGGGCGGGATGCATCCTCGGTTCGGCTACTGGCGGCCACAAAAACGGTCTCCGTTGATCGCGTGCGCACGGCGTTGGCAGCCGGGCTCCGGCTGTTCGGCGAAAATCGCCTGCAGGAAGCGATGCCGAAGATCGAGGCGCTGGCCTCCGAACCGATCGAATGGCATTTCATCGGGCGCCTTCAACGGCGCAAGGTCAAACAGGTGGTCGGTCGTTTCGCGCTGATTCATTCCGTGGACAGCGTCGAGCTGGCTGAGGAGATCAATCGACGGGCGGAGGGGGCAGGCCTCATACAGCCGGTGTTGTTGGAAGTCAATGTGGCCGGAGAGGCAAGTAAGGGGGGATTTGCCCCTCATACGGTTGCGGAGATTCTCCCCGCTCTGGCCGCGATGCCGCATCTCTCGGTCCGTGGATTGATGACGATCCCACCCTATACGGAAGATCCGGAGGGCAGCCGGTCGGCCTTTCGTTCGTTGCGGGCATTGTCGGTGGAACTGTCGCGGAAGGGTATGGCGGGGATGGCGTTCGACGAACTGTCGATGGGGATGTCGAACGATTTTGCCGTGGCGGTCGAGGAAGGCGCGACGATCGTCCGCATTGGAACGGCGCTGTTCGGCGCGCGGCCGCAAACGGAGTGA
- a CDS encoding pyrroline-5-carboxylate reductase, giving the protein MSLGQRIAFVGAGQMAEAFIGGLLKSGLCDRTQVRASDPSAARRSLMQQEYGIDAGVDNAAMASWADIIVLAVKPQICESVLAGLQSVLTRQLVISIAAGLRLGWICARVPEGVRVVRVMPNAPALVGAGMSAVAVAGSATPADMDVALRLCRAVGRAESVEEDLLDAVTGLSGSGPAFVFAVLEAMADGGVKVGLPRQLADRLAVLSALGAATMALQCGTTSSGSFDAWEPSREPMRAGSTVLREGAMSLIVAHAVEAAARRSQELGG; this is encoded by the coding sequence ATGAGTCTGGGTCAGCGCATCGCCTTTGTCGGAGCCGGCCAGATGGCGGAGGCGTTCATCGGCGGGCTGCTGAAGTCCGGCCTGTGCGACCGGACGCAGGTGCGTGCGAGCGATCCGAGTGCGGCGCGGCGAAGCCTGATGCAGCAGGAGTATGGAATCGATGCCGGGGTCGATAACGCTGCGATGGCTTCGTGGGCCGACATCATTGTACTTGCGGTCAAACCACAAATTTGCGAATCGGTCTTGGCCGGACTTCAGTCAGTACTGACTCGCCAGCTCGTGATCTCGATCGCGGCCGGTCTTCGACTCGGCTGGATTTGCGCTCGTGTACCGGAAGGGGTGCGCGTCGTTCGTGTGATGCCCAATGCGCCGGCGCTGGTGGGGGCCGGGATGTCGGCCGTGGCGGTGGCAGGCAGTGCGACGCCAGCCGACATGGACGTGGCCCTCCGTCTCTGTCGCGCCGTCGGTCGCGCCGAATCGGTGGAAGAGGATCTGTTGGATGCTGTGACCGGTCTCAGTGGGAGCGGGCCTGCGTTTGTGTTCGCGGTCCTGGAAGCGATGGCCGACGGAGGAGTAAAAGTGGGGCTTCCCCGGCAGCTTGCCGATCGCTTGGCAGTATTATCCGCGCTGGGAGCGGCTACCATGGCGCTTCAGTGCGGGACGACGTCGTCCGGCTCATTCGATGCGTGGGAACCGTCGCGAGAACCGATGCGTGCGGGATCGACGGTGCTGCGAGAAGGAGCCATGTCACTGATCGTGGCGCACGCGGTGGAAGCGGCCGCTCGACGATCACAGGAGCTTGGAGGCTGA
- a CDS encoding YggT family protein has translation MFVMGNVLQGVATVLDALLWLYQWIIIARALISWVNPDPWNPIVQFLERATEPVLAPIRRMIGWRMGIDLSPLIAIFAIVFLQYAVVGTLRDLAIRMH, from the coding sequence ATGTTCGTCATGGGAAACGTATTGCAAGGCGTCGCGACGGTGCTGGATGCTCTCCTCTGGCTCTACCAGTGGATCATCATCGCACGCGCCCTGATTTCCTGGGTCAATCCGGACCCGTGGAATCCGATCGTGCAGTTTCTGGAGCGCGCGACGGAGCCCGTGTTGGCGCCCATTCGGCGCATGATCGGTTGGCGGATGGGGATCGATCTCTCTCCCTTGATTGCCATCTTTGCCATCGTGTTCTTACAATATGCTGTGGTAGGCACACTCAGAGACTTGGCGATCCGAATGCACTGA
- a CDS encoding DivIVA domain-containing protein, translated as MKLTPLEIQQMVFQVRMRGYDRDEVNRFLEEVAQSVEAVNRDNAALRERVLLMEQQIADLRRNETTLSNTLLSAQSMADDVKKSAQREADLVMKEAELKGSELLRQARLELGETQRDISELRKQRLLMIERLRATVHTFERMLEIEETDEDEAPEAAPSGEMSGEPGRYP; from the coding sequence ATGAAATTGACGCCCTTGGAAATCCAGCAGATGGTCTTTCAGGTTCGCATGCGAGGCTATGACCGGGACGAGGTGAATCGGTTTCTGGAAGAGGTTGCTCAATCCGTCGAGGCGGTCAACAGGGACAACGCGGCGCTGCGTGAGCGCGTGCTGCTGATGGAGCAGCAGATTGCCGATCTCCGACGGAACGAAACTACCCTGTCAAATACGCTCTTGTCGGCGCAGTCAATGGCGGACGACGTCAAGAAATCTGCCCAGCGCGAGGCCGACCTCGTCATGAAAGAGGCCGAACTGAAAGGCTCCGAACTGCTCCGGCAGGCCCGATTGGAACTGGGCGAAACGCAACGGGACATCTCCGAGCTCCGCAAACAACGACTGTTGATGATCGAGCGGCTTCGTGCGACGGTACACACCTTTGAGCGCATGCTCGAAATCGAAGAGACCGACGAGGATGAGGCCCCGGAGGCCGCTCCGTCGGGAGAAATGTCCGGCGAGCCCGGGCGATATCCGTAG